Proteins encoded within one genomic window of [Enterobacter] lignolyticus SCF1:
- the malE gene encoding maltose/maltodextrin ABC transporter substrate-binding protein MalE — MKIKTGARILALSALTTMMFSASALAKIEEGKLVIWINGDKGYNGLAEVGKKFEKDTGIKVTIEHPDKLEEKFPQVAATGDGPDIIFWAHDRFGGYAQSGLLAEVTPDKAFQDKLYPFTWDAVRYNGKLIAYPIAVEALSLIYNKDLVPNPPKTWEEIPALDKTLKAKGKSALMFNLQEPYFTWPLIAADGGYAFKFANGKYDVKDVGVDNAGAKAGLTFLVDLIKNKHMNADTDYSIAEAAFNKGETAMTINGPWAWSNIDKSKVNYGVTLLPTFKGKASKPFVGVLSAGINAASPNKELAKEFLENYLMTNQGLEEVNKDKPLGAVALKSYQEQLEKDPRIAATMANAQKGEIMPNIPQMAAFWYATRTAVINAASGRQTVDAALKDAQGRITK, encoded by the coding sequence ATGAAAATCAAAACTGGCGCACGCATCCTGGCGCTGTCTGCACTGACCACGATGATGTTTTCCGCCTCTGCCCTTGCAAAGATTGAAGAAGGAAAGCTGGTCATCTGGATCAACGGCGATAAAGGCTATAACGGCCTTGCCGAGGTAGGTAAGAAATTTGAGAAAGACACCGGTATCAAAGTCACCATTGAGCACCCGGACAAGCTGGAAGAGAAATTCCCGCAGGTCGCCGCGACCGGCGACGGCCCGGACATTATCTTCTGGGCCCATGACCGCTTTGGCGGCTACGCGCAGTCCGGCCTGCTGGCGGAAGTCACGCCGGATAAGGCCTTCCAGGACAAGCTCTATCCGTTCACCTGGGACGCCGTACGCTACAACGGCAAGCTTATCGCCTACCCGATTGCGGTTGAAGCGCTCTCCCTGATTTACAACAAAGACCTGGTGCCAAACCCGCCTAAAACCTGGGAAGAGATTCCTGCCCTGGATAAGACGCTGAAGGCGAAAGGTAAATCGGCGCTGATGTTCAACCTGCAGGAACCGTACTTCACCTGGCCGCTGATTGCCGCCGACGGCGGGTATGCGTTCAAGTTTGCCAACGGCAAATATGACGTGAAAGACGTCGGCGTGGATAACGCGGGCGCGAAAGCGGGCCTCACCTTCCTGGTTGACCTTATCAAGAACAAACACATGAACGCGGATACCGACTACTCCATCGCGGAAGCGGCGTTCAACAAGGGCGAAACCGCCATGACCATCAACGGTCCGTGGGCGTGGTCCAACATCGACAAGAGCAAGGTGAACTATGGCGTCACGCTGCTGCCGACCTTCAAAGGCAAAGCGTCTAAGCCGTTCGTCGGCGTGCTGAGCGCCGGCATCAACGCCGCCAGCCCGAACAAAGAACTGGCAAAAGAGTTCCTGGAAAACTATCTGATGACCAACCAGGGCCTGGAAGAGGTGAACAAGGATAAACCGCTGGGCGCCGTCGCGCTGAAGTCCTACCAGGAACAACTGGAGAAAGATCCGCGCATCGCCGCCACCATGGCGAACGCCCAGAAGGGTGAAATCATGCCGAACATCCCGCAGATGGCGGCCTTCTGGTATGCCACCCGAACTGCCGTGATCAACGCCGCCAGCGGTCGTCAGACCGTCGACGCCGCGCTGAAGGACGCGCAGGGTCGCATTACTAAGTAA
- the malF gene encoding maltose ABC transporter permease MalF has protein sequence MDVIKKKHWWQSDAMKWSVMALLGLLVCYLVALMYAQGEYLFAIMTLILSSVGLYIFANRKAYAWRYVYPGIAGMGLFVLFPLICTIAIAFTNYSSTNQLTFERAQQVLLDRSYQAGKSFNFGLYPAGHEWRLALTDGDSGKNFLSAPFAFGGEQKITLQEADSLPAGERATLRIITQNRQALNLLTAVLPDGSKVVMSSLRQFSGTRPLYTQAADGLLTNNQTGAKYRPNDDIGYYQALEGGEKLSPGYTVTIGWKNFMRVFTDEGIQKPFIAIFAWTVVFSLLTVLLTVAVGMVLACVVQWEALKGKAIYRVLLILPYAVPSFISILIFKGLFNQSFGEINMMLSALFGIKPAWFSDPTTARSMIVIVNTWLGYPYMMILCMGLLKAIPDDLYEASAMDGAGPFQNFFKITLPLLIKPLTPLMIASFAFNFNNFVLIQLLTNGGPDRLGTTTPAGYTDLLVSYTWRIAFEGGGGQDFGLAAAIATLIFLLVGALAIVNLKATRMKFD, from the coding sequence ATGGATGTCATTAAAAAGAAACATTGGTGGCAAAGCGACGCGATGAAGTGGTCAGTCATGGCTCTGCTTGGCCTGCTGGTGTGTTACCTTGTTGCTTTAATGTACGCCCAGGGGGAGTACCTGTTCGCCATCATGACGCTGATTTTAAGCTCTGTTGGCCTGTATATTTTCGCCAACCGTAAAGCCTACGCCTGGCGCTACGTTTACCCGGGCATAGCCGGGATGGGGCTGTTCGTCCTGTTCCCGCTGATTTGCACTATCGCCATCGCGTTTACCAACTACAGCAGCACCAACCAGCTCACCTTTGAGCGCGCCCAGCAGGTGCTTCTCGACCGCTCCTATCAGGCCGGGAAATCCTTCAACTTCGGACTATACCCGGCGGGTCACGAATGGCGGCTGGCGTTGACCGACGGCGACAGCGGAAAAAACTTCCTTTCTGCGCCCTTTGCCTTTGGCGGCGAGCAGAAAATCACGCTGCAAGAGGCAGATTCTCTGCCCGCAGGCGAGCGCGCGACGCTGCGCATCATCACCCAGAACCGCCAGGCGCTGAACCTGCTCACCGCCGTACTGCCTGACGGCAGCAAAGTGGTGATGAGCTCGCTGCGCCAGTTTTCCGGCACGCGGCCGCTGTACACCCAGGCGGCTGATGGTCTGCTGACCAATAACCAGACCGGGGCGAAATACCGCCCGAACGACGATATCGGCTACTACCAGGCGCTGGAGGGCGGCGAGAAGCTCAGCCCGGGCTATACCGTCACCATCGGCTGGAAAAATTTTATGCGCGTCTTTACCGATGAGGGTATTCAGAAACCGTTTATCGCTATCTTCGCCTGGACGGTGGTGTTTTCGCTGCTGACCGTACTCCTGACCGTTGCCGTCGGCATGGTGCTGGCCTGCGTCGTGCAGTGGGAGGCGCTCAAAGGCAAAGCGATTTACCGCGTGCTGCTGATTCTGCCCTATGCGGTGCCGTCGTTTATCTCGATCCTGATTTTCAAAGGGTTATTCAACCAGAGCTTCGGGGAAATCAACATGATGCTGAGCGCGCTGTTCGGCATTAAACCCGCCTGGTTCAGCGATCCGACCACCGCCCGCTCGATGATCGTCATCGTCAATACCTGGCTTGGCTACCCGTACATGATGATCCTGTGCATGGGGCTGCTGAAGGCGATTCCGGACGACCTGTATGAAGCGTCGGCAATGGACGGCGCAGGTCCGTTTCAGAACTTCTTCAAAATTACGCTGCCGCTGCTGATCAAGCCGCTGACGCCGCTGATGATCGCCAGCTTCGCCTTTAACTTTAATAACTTCGTGCTGATCCAGCTGTTGACCAACGGCGGGCCGGACCGGCTCGGCACCACCACCCCGGCGGGCTATACCGACCTGCTGGTGAGCTACACCTGGCGTATCGCCTTTGAAGGCGGCGGCGGCCAGGATTTCGGCCTCGCGGCGGCGATCGCCACGCTGATCTTCCTGCTGGTCGGAGCGCTGGCGATTGTGAACCTGAAAGCCACGCGCATGAAATTTGATTGA
- the malG gene encoding maltose ABC transporter permease MalG: MAMVQPKSQKLRLFITHLLLLLFIAAIMFPLLMVIAISLREGNFATGSLIPEQISWEHWRLALGFSVEHADGRVTPPPFPVLLWLWNSVKIAGITATGIVALSTTCAYAFARMKFPGKATLLKGMLIFQMFPAVLSLVALYALFDRLGQYLPFIGLNTHGGVIFAYLGGIALHVWTIKGYFETIDGSLEEAAALDGATPWQAFRLVLLPLSVPILAVVFILSFIAAITEVPVASLLLRDVNSYTLAVGMQQYLNPQNYLWGDFAAAAVLSAIPITIVFLLAQRWLVNGLTAGGVKG, encoded by the coding sequence ATGGCAATGGTACAACCCAAATCACAGAAGCTGCGCCTTTTCATTACGCACCTGCTGCTGCTGCTGTTTATCGCGGCAATTATGTTCCCGCTGCTGATGGTGATCGCCATTTCGCTGCGCGAGGGCAACTTCGCCACCGGCAGCCTGATCCCGGAGCAAATCTCCTGGGAGCACTGGCGGCTGGCGCTGGGCTTTAGCGTCGAGCATGCGGACGGCCGCGTGACGCCGCCGCCCTTCCCGGTGCTGCTGTGGCTGTGGAACTCGGTCAAAATCGCCGGTATTACCGCCACCGGCATCGTCGCGCTGTCCACCACCTGCGCCTACGCCTTCGCCCGCATGAAGTTCCCGGGTAAGGCGACGCTGCTGAAAGGCATGCTGATTTTCCAGATGTTCCCGGCGGTGCTGTCGCTGGTGGCGCTGTACGCGTTATTCGACCGTCTCGGCCAGTATCTGCCGTTTATCGGCCTGAACACCCACGGCGGGGTGATCTTCGCCTATCTGGGCGGCATTGCGCTGCACGTCTGGACGATCAAGGGCTATTTCGAAACCATCGACGGTTCGCTGGAAGAGGCTGCCGCGCTGGACGGCGCGACGCCGTGGCAGGCTTTCCGTCTGGTGCTGCTGCCGCTGTCGGTGCCGATTCTGGCGGTGGTGTTTATCCTGTCGTTTATCGCGGCCATTACCGAAGTGCCGGTCGCATCTTTGCTGCTTCGCGACGTCAACAGCTACACGCTTGCAGTCGGTATGCAGCAATACCTCAACCCGCAGAACTACCTGTGGGGCGATTTCGCGGCGGCCGCGGTATTGTCCGCTATCCCGATCACCATCGTCTTCCTGTTGGCGCAGCGCTGGCTGGTCAACGGCCTGACCGCAGGCGGTGTTAAAGGTTAA
- the psiE gene encoding phosphate-starvation-inducible protein PsiE produces the protein MTSLSRPRVEFISTILQTVLNLGLLSLGLILVVFLGKETVYLADALFAPEQTSKYALVEGLVVYFLYFEFIALIVKYFQSGFHFPLRYFVYIGITAIVRLIIVDHKSPLDVLIYSAAILLLVITLWLCNSKRLRRE, from the coding sequence ATGACGTCGCTATCTCGTCCACGCGTAGAGTTTATCTCCACCATCCTGCAGACGGTGCTCAACCTCGGTTTGTTGAGCCTTGGCCTGATCCTGGTCGTTTTCCTCGGTAAAGAGACGGTGTATCTTGCGGATGCGCTGTTCGCCCCTGAGCAAACCAGCAAATACGCGCTGGTGGAAGGGCTGGTGGTCTACTTTCTCTATTTCGAATTTATCGCGCTGATTGTGAAATACTTTCAGTCCGGCTTTCACTTCCCGCTACGCTACTTTGTCTATATCGGGATCACCGCTATCGTGCGGCTGATCATCGTCGATCACAAATCCCCGCTTGATGTACTGATCTACTCCGCGGCGATCCTGCTGCTGGTGATCACCCTCTGGCTGTGCAACTCCAAACGGCTGAGACGAGAGTAA
- a CDS encoding YjbH domain-containing protein translates to MMKTHAFYSLLALCVSAACHAETYPAPIGPSQSDFGGTGLLQTPTARMAREGEFSLNYRDNDQYRFYSASVQLFPWLETTLRYTDVRTKKYSNVEAFSGDQTYKDKAFDLKLRLWEEGYWLPEVAIGARDIGGTGLFDGEYIVASKAWGPFDFTLGMGWGYLGTSGNVKNPFCSYDSKFCYRDNRYRQAGSFDSSQMFHGPAALFGGIEYQTPWQPLRLKLEYEGNDYSHDFAGKIDQKSKFNVGAIYRAADWADVNLSYERGNTLMFGVTLRTNFNTLRPSYNDSPKPAYRPEPQDAILQHSVVANQLALLKYNAGFADPQIQTQGDTLYVTGEQVKYRDSREGIDRANRIIMNDLPDNIRTLRVTENRLNMPQVTTETDVASLKRHLEGEPLGQETPLAQTRETPIVPDKTEQGWYIDKSRFDFRVDPVLNQSFGGPESFYMYQLGVMGTADWWVTDHLLTTGSLFANIANSYDKFNYTNPPNDSQLPRVRTHVREYVENDIYVNNLQANYFQYLGNNVYGQVYGGYLETMFGGVGAEVLYRPVDSNWAFGIDANYVKQRDWHSALDMMKFTDYSVKTGNLTAYWTPSFAQNVLVKASIGQYLAGDKGGTLDVSKHFDSGIVVGAYATITNVSAQEYGEGNFTKGVYVSVPLDLFTSGPTRSRANIGWTPLTRDGGQQLGRKFDLYSITSDKSMNFR, encoded by the coding sequence ATGATGAAAACACACGCTTTTTATAGCCTGCTGGCGCTGTGCGTGAGCGCTGCCTGTCATGCCGAAACGTACCCGGCGCCCATCGGCCCATCGCAGTCGGATTTCGGCGGCACGGGGCTGCTGCAAACGCCCACCGCCCGCATGGCGCGCGAAGGGGAGTTCAGCCTGAACTATCGTGACAACGACCAGTACCGCTTTTACTCTGCGTCGGTTCAGCTGTTTCCGTGGCTGGAGACCACGCTGCGTTACACCGATGTGCGCACCAAAAAATACAGCAACGTGGAGGCGTTTTCCGGCGATCAAACCTATAAGGACAAAGCGTTCGACCTCAAGCTGCGGCTATGGGAAGAGGGCTACTGGCTGCCGGAAGTGGCGATCGGCGCGCGGGATATCGGCGGGACGGGGCTGTTTGACGGGGAATATATCGTCGCCAGCAAGGCCTGGGGACCGTTCGACTTTACGCTGGGCATGGGATGGGGATATCTCGGCACCAGCGGCAACGTCAAGAATCCGTTCTGCAGCTACGACAGCAAATTCTGCTACCGCGATAACCGCTACAGGCAGGCGGGATCATTCGACAGCAGCCAGATGTTCCACGGCCCGGCGGCGCTGTTCGGCGGCATTGAATACCAGACGCCCTGGCAGCCGCTGCGCCTGAAGCTGGAGTATGAAGGCAACGACTACAGCCACGATTTTGCGGGTAAGATCGATCAGAAGAGCAAGTTTAACGTCGGCGCCATTTACCGGGCGGCTGATTGGGCCGACGTTAACCTCAGCTACGAGCGCGGCAACACCCTGATGTTCGGCGTCACTCTGCGCACTAACTTCAATACGCTGCGGCCGTCGTATAACGACAGCCCAAAACCGGCGTACCGGCCGGAGCCGCAGGATGCCATTCTCCAGCACTCGGTAGTGGCAAACCAGCTGGCGCTGTTGAAATACAACGCCGGGTTCGCCGACCCGCAAATCCAGACGCAGGGCGACACCCTGTACGTGACCGGCGAGCAGGTAAAATACCGCGATTCCCGCGAAGGGATTGATCGCGCCAACCGCATTATCATGAACGACCTGCCGGACAATATCCGCACCCTCCGCGTGACGGAGAACCGCCTCAACATGCCGCAGGTGACGACCGAAACCGACGTCGCCAGCCTGAAGCGCCACCTGGAGGGCGAGCCGCTCGGCCAGGAAACGCCGCTGGCGCAAACGCGCGAGACGCCGATCGTGCCGGATAAAACCGAGCAGGGCTGGTATATCGACAAGTCGCGTTTCGATTTCCGCGTCGACCCGGTGCTGAACCAGTCTTTCGGCGGCCCGGAAAGTTTTTATATGTACCAGCTGGGGGTGATGGGGACCGCCGACTGGTGGGTGACCGACCATCTGCTGACCACCGGCAGCCTGTTTGCCAACATCGCCAACAGCTACGACAAGTTTAACTACACTAACCCGCCGAACGATTCGCAGCTCCCCCGCGTGCGTACGCATGTGCGTGAGTATGTGGAAAACGATATCTACGTGAACAACCTGCAGGCCAACTATTTCCAGTATCTGGGGAACAACGTCTACGGCCAGGTGTACGGCGGGTATCTTGAGACCATGTTCGGCGGCGTGGGGGCGGAGGTGCTGTACCGCCCGGTGGACAGCAACTGGGCCTTTGGCATCGACGCCAACTACGTCAAGCAGCGCGACTGGCACAGCGCCCTGGATATGATGAAATTTACCGACTACAGCGTGAAAACGGGCAATCTGACCGCCTACTGGACGCCGTCGTTCGCCCAGAACGTGCTGGTGAAAGCCAGCATCGGCCAGTATCTGGCAGGCGACAAGGGCGGTACCCTTGACGTCTCGAAGCACTTTGACAGCGGGATCGTAGTGGGAGCCTATGCCACCATTACCAACGTGTCGGCGCAGGAGTATGGCGAAGGCAATTTCACCAAAGGGGTGTATGTTTCGGTACCGCTGGATCTCTTCACCTCCGGGCCAACCCGCAGCCGCGCGAATATTGGCTGGACGCCGCTGACCCGCGACGGCGGCCAGCAGCTCGGGCGTAAGTTCGACCTTTACAGCATCACCAGCGATAAGAGTATGAACTTCCGCTGA
- a CDS encoding capsule biosynthesis GfcC D2 domain-containing protein — protein sequence MNKLPALFLTLGMAAAPSWASGTVDVYMNGATQPKTLADAARLIDLVEQPRLAGSWWPGAVIAAQPQTAVALQQKQALLSRLATLAARSNGDDAAAINALRQQLQAVRVVGRQFISLDPDQVRAGQLNNPPLEGKYSLWVGPQPGTVTLFGLISRPGKVAFTPGRDIASYLDDVSLLSGAGRSDAWVIYPDGRTEKAPVAYWNKRHVEPMPGSTIFVGFADALWTTQYDELNADVLRALAQRIPEE from the coding sequence ATGAATAAACTCCCTGCGCTCTTCCTGACTCTGGGCATGGCCGCTGCGCCGTCGTGGGCCTCCGGCACGGTGGACGTTTATATGAACGGCGCGACGCAGCCGAAGACGCTCGCCGACGCCGCGCGCCTTATCGATCTCGTGGAGCAGCCCAGGCTGGCAGGCAGCTGGTGGCCGGGCGCGGTGATTGCCGCACAGCCGCAAACCGCCGTTGCCCTCCAGCAAAAGCAGGCGCTGCTCTCCCGGCTGGCGACGCTTGCCGCCCGGTCGAACGGCGACGATGCCGCCGCGATAAACGCCCTGCGCCAGCAGCTGCAGGCGGTGCGCGTCGTGGGCCGCCAGTTTATCAGCCTCGATCCGGACCAGGTGCGGGCCGGGCAGCTGAACAACCCGCCGCTGGAGGGGAAATACAGCCTGTGGGTCGGCCCGCAGCCTGGCACCGTCACCCTCTTTGGCCTCATCAGCCGCCCAGGCAAGGTGGCCTTCACGCCGGGACGCGATATCGCCAGCTATCTCGATGACGTCAGCCTGCTGAGCGGCGCCGGGCGCAGCGATGCCTGGGTGATTTACCCCGACGGGCGTACGGAGAAAGCGCCCGTTGCGTACTGGAACAAGCGCCATGTCGAGCCGATGCCGGGCAGCACCATTTTTGTCGGGTTTGCCGACGCACTGTGGACGACGCAGTACGACGAACTGAACGCCGATGTACTTCGCGCCCTCGCACAGCGGATACCTGAAGAATGA
- a CDS encoding YjbF family lipoprotein — MKRTSLITLCLLLQACSATTKGLGQSLWNSVFGVPGVQLTYDDIRNMPYASQYMQLNGGPQLFVALAFSEQGQQKWMTQDRAVVVTQRGRVVKTLQLQDNLLEVTNLNSDPLAAPNRIVDGAGWTRTMGWTEHRQVRYAVARSTFRWDGADTVTLAGDSTAVRVLDEAVSTDEARWHNRYWVDGDGQIRKSEQYLGAGFFPVKTLLIKAAKP, encoded by the coding sequence GTGAAGCGAACTTCCCTCATCACTTTGTGCCTGCTGTTGCAGGCCTGTTCGGCGACGACCAAAGGGCTCGGACAGTCGCTGTGGAACAGCGTGTTCGGCGTTCCGGGCGTACAGCTGACCTATGATGATATCCGGAACATGCCGTACGCCAGCCAGTATATGCAGCTCAACGGCGGCCCCCAGCTGTTCGTCGCGCTCGCCTTTTCTGAGCAGGGCCAGCAGAAATGGATGACCCAGGATCGGGCCGTGGTCGTCACGCAGCGCGGACGGGTGGTGAAAACGCTCCAGCTGCAGGACAACCTGCTGGAGGTGACCAACCTGAACAGCGATCCGCTGGCGGCGCCGAACCGGATCGTCGATGGCGCAGGCTGGACGCGCACGATGGGCTGGACTGAACACCGGCAGGTGCGCTACGCCGTAGCCCGCTCGACGTTCCGCTGGGACGGCGCCGATACCGTGACGCTGGCCGGCGACAGCACCGCGGTTCGGGTGCTGGACGAGGCGGTCTCAACCGATGAGGCGCGCTGGCATAACCGCTACTGGGTCGACGGCGACGGCCAGATTCGCAAATCAGAACAATACCTTGGCGCGGGATTTTTCCCGGTGAAAACCCTCCTCATCAAGGCGGCAAAGCCATGA
- the yjbE gene encoding exopolysaccharide production protein YjbE, with protein sequence MKQIVYGIFAISALAAASACAAPVETGDAAGSAATSVSAGSSTATSASAVGSAVGAALAATGGGDGSNTGTTTTTTTRTR encoded by the coding sequence ATGAAGCAAATCGTGTATGGCATTTTTGCCATCTCTGCGCTTGCGGCGGCTTCTGCCTGTGCGGCGCCGGTGGAAACCGGTGATGCGGCAGGATCTGCGGCGACGTCGGTGTCCGCGGGAAGCTCTACCGCGACCAGCGCCAGCGCCGTAGGCTCGGCCGTAGGGGCTGCGCTGGCCGCAACCGGCGGCGGTGATGGTTCTAATACCGGAACCACCACCACGACCACCACCCGTACCCGGTAA
- the pgi gene encoding glucose-6-phosphate isomerase, whose protein sequence is MKNINPTQTSAWQALQKHYEDMKDVTIAELFAKDNDRFAKFSATFDDLMLVDFSKNRITEETLSTLQALAKETSLADAIRSMFSGEKINRTEDRAVLHVALRNRSNTPIIVDGKDVMPEVNAVLEKMKHFSQAIISGSWKGYTGKAITDVVNIGIGGSDLGPFMVTEALRPYKNHLNMHFVSNVDGTHIAEVLKTVNPETTLFLVASKTFTTQETMTNAHSARDWFLKTAGDEKHVAKHFAALSTNGKAVGEFGIDTANMFEFWDWVGGRYSLWSAIGLSIVLSVGFDNFVELLSGAHAMDKHFSTTAPEKNLPVLLALIGIWYNNFFGAETEAILPYDQYMHRFAAYFQQGNMESNGKYVDRNGNAVDYQTGPIIWGEPGTNGQHAFYQLIHQGTKMVPCDFIAPAVTHNPLSDHHQKLLSNFFAQTEALAFGKSREVVEQEYRDQGKDPATLEHVVPFKVFEGNRPTNSILLREITPFSLGALIALYEHKIFTQGAILNIFTFDQWGVELGKQLANRILPELADGKDVSSHDSSTNGLINRYKAWRG, encoded by the coding sequence ATGAAAAATATCAACCCAACGCAGACTTCTGCCTGGCAGGCACTACAGAAACACTACGAAGACATGAAGGACGTTACGATCGCCGAGCTGTTCGCGAAAGATAACGACCGTTTCGCGAAGTTTTCCGCGACGTTTGACGATCTGATGCTGGTGGATTTTTCCAAAAACCGCATCACCGAAGAGACGCTGAGCACGCTGCAGGCGCTGGCGAAAGAGACCTCCCTGGCTGACGCTATCAGGTCCATGTTCTCCGGTGAGAAGATCAACCGTACTGAGGATCGTGCGGTGCTGCACGTGGCGCTGCGCAACCGTAGCAATACCCCGATTATCGTTGACGGCAAAGACGTGATGCCGGAAGTGAATGCCGTTCTGGAAAAGATGAAGCATTTCTCGCAAGCCATCATTTCCGGTAGCTGGAAAGGCTACACCGGCAAAGCGATCACCGACGTGGTCAACATCGGCATCGGCGGCTCGGACCTCGGCCCGTTCATGGTGACCGAAGCGCTGCGCCCGTACAAAAACCACCTCAACATGCACTTTGTGTCCAACGTTGACGGCACCCACATCGCCGAAGTGCTGAAGACTGTGAACCCGGAAACCACCCTGTTCCTGGTTGCCTCTAAAACCTTCACTACCCAGGAAACCATGACCAATGCCCACAGCGCGCGCGACTGGTTCCTGAAAACCGCCGGTGATGAAAAGCACGTTGCGAAACACTTCGCCGCGCTGTCGACCAACGGTAAAGCGGTGGGCGAATTCGGTATCGACACCGCGAATATGTTCGAGTTCTGGGACTGGGTCGGCGGCCGCTACTCGCTGTGGTCCGCGATTGGCCTGTCGATCGTTCTGTCCGTCGGCTTCGACAACTTTGTTGAGCTGCTGTCCGGCGCCCATGCGATGGACAAGCACTTCTCCACCACCGCGCCGGAGAAAAACCTGCCGGTGCTGCTGGCGCTGATCGGTATCTGGTACAACAATTTCTTCGGCGCAGAAACCGAAGCGATTCTGCCGTATGACCAGTACATGCACCGCTTTGCCGCCTACTTCCAGCAGGGCAACATGGAGTCCAACGGCAAATACGTTGACCGTAACGGCAACGCGGTGGACTACCAGACGGGCCCAATCATCTGGGGCGAGCCGGGCACCAACGGCCAGCACGCGTTCTATCAGCTGATCCACCAGGGCACCAAAATGGTTCCTTGCGATTTCATCGCCCCGGCCGTTACCCACAACCCGCTTTCCGATCACCACCAGAAGCTGCTGTCTAACTTCTTCGCACAGACCGAAGCGCTGGCGTTTGGTAAATCCCGCGAGGTGGTTGAGCAGGAATACCGTGACCAGGGTAAAGATCCGGCAACCCTGGAACACGTTGTGCCGTTCAAAGTGTTCGAAGGCAACCGCCCGACCAACTCCATCCTGCTGCGTGAAATCACGCCGTTCAGCCTCGGCGCGCTGATCGCGCTGTATGAGCATAAGATTTTCACCCAGGGCGCTATCCTCAACATCTTCACCTTCGACCAGTGGGGCGTTGAGCTGGGCAAGCAGCTGGCAAACCGCATTCTGCCGGAGCTGGCGGACGGTAAAGACGTCAGCAGCCATGACAGCTCAACCAACGGTCTGATTAACCGTTATAAAGCCTGGCGCGGCTAA